GGCGACCTGGTCGAGTACGAGGCTGGGGTCTACACCGGCGACGCGCAGCTTGCCGAATGGCCGGCCACGCTGGAGGCGCTGCGCGCGCTGAAGGCCGAAGCCATCGTTCCCGGCCGCGGCGAGGCGATGAAGGGCCAGGCCGACGTCAACAAGGCGCTCGACTACACCAAACGCTGGGTCGAGACGCTGTTCAAGTCCGCCAAGGAAGCGGCGGCCAAGGACATGGACCTGAAGGGCGCGATGGCGCACACGCGCAAGGCGATGGACCCGGTGTTCGGCCATGTGTTCATTTACGAGCACTGCCTGCCGTTCGACGTGAGCCGGGCCTACGACGAGGCCAAGGGCATCAAGAACCCGCGCATCTGGACCGCGGTGCGCGACAAGGAAATGTGGGCTGCGCTGCAGGCGTAGCCGCCCGAAGCCGGTTCTCGGAACGCTGACCCGAGGGCTGCGCCACCGGTTGCTGCGCGTCGAGGCGGGATAATCCGCCATCCGCGACAGGAACCCAGGCATGACGAAACTTCCCGAGGGCCACAAGGCCGGACCGCCGGTGGACGTGGTGATCATGGCCGCCGGCATGGGCACGCGCATGAAGAGCCGGCTGCCGAAGGTGCTGCATCGCCTGGCCGGGCGCCCGCTGCTGGAACATGTACTCGACACCGCTGCGCAACTAGAGGCGCGGCATATCGTGGTGGTGGTCGGCCATGGCGCGGGCGAGGTCGAGTCGGCCTGCGCCGCCGCGGACAGCACGCGCGATCTGCATTTCGTGCGGCAGGAGCCGCAGCTCGGCACCGGCCACGCGGTGCAGCAGGCGCTGCCGGTGCTGCCGGACGACGGCATCGTCGTGGTGCTGTCGGGCGATGTGCCGCTGACCCAGGCCGACACGCTGCGCAGCGTGGTGCAGGTCTGCGCCGGCGAACGGGTCGCGCTGCTGACGATGGAGCTGGCGAACCCGACCGGTTACGGCCGCGTGATCCGCGCCGAAGAGACGGTGCAGGCGATCGTCGAACAGAAGGACGCCACCGCGGCGCAGCGCGCGATCCGCGAGGTCTACACCGGCATCATGGCCGCGCCGGCACGCGAGCTCAAGGGCTGGATCGAGCGGCTCGACAACCACAATGCGCAGCAGGAGTACTACCTGACCGACGTCGCCCGGCTCGCGGTCGCCGACGGCGTGCCGGTGGTCGCGCACCGCATCGACGACGCGCTGCAGGTGGCGGGGGTGAACAGCCCGCTGCAACTGGCCGAACTCGAGCGGGCGCTGCAGCGCCAGCAGGCGCGCGCTCTGATGGAGCAGGGCGTGCGGCTGGCCGACCCGGCCCGGTTCGATCTGCGCGGTACGCTGGTGTGCGGACAGGACGTCGAGATCGACGTCAACTGCGTGTTCGAGGGCCGGGTGACGCTCGGCGACCGGGTGCGGATCGGTCCGAACTGCGTGGTCGCGAACGCCGACATCGCCGCCGACACGGTGATCCGCGCGTTCACCCATGCCGAAGGCGCGACGCGATCCGCGCAGGACCGGGTCTCGGTCGGCCCGGGCGCGCTGGTCGGCCCGTTCGCGCGCCTGCGGGCCGGCGCGCACCTGAAGGCCGAGGTCCACATCGGCAATTTCGTCGAAGTGAAGAATTCGACGCTGGCGCGCGGCGCGAAGGCCAACCATCTGGCCTACCTCGGCGACGCCAGCGTCGGCGAGCGCGTGAACTACGGCGCCGGCAGCATCACCGCGAACTACGACGGGGTGAACAAGCACCGCACGGTGATCGAGGACGACGTGCGCGTCGGCAGCAACTGCGTGCTGGTCGCACCGGTCACCATCGGCGCGGGCGGCACCGTCGGCGGCGGCTCGACGATCACGCGCGACACGCCGCCCGGCGCGCTCAGCGTTGCGCGCGGCCGGCAGGTCAGCATCACGGACTGGCAGCGGCCCGAAAAGCCGAAATGACCGCGGCGCGCGAACGCGCCGGCGCCGAGCCGCGCAGCGTCAGCGCGGGTTCGCGCCCCAGGGGTCGTCCGGGTCGTCCTGCGTCGCCGACTGCAGGCCCATCAGCTTCGACATCCCCATCACTTCCGATTCCTTGAAGCCGGTGGTGCGGAAGTCCTGATCGGCCTGCGCCATTCGTTCTTCCAACTGCTGGCGCACGCTGACCTGGCTGGCACGCCCCGGCGAGCTGTACACCGACAGCGAGAGCTTGCGCCGAAAATCCTCGGCCGACGGCATCTTGCGCACCGTGTCCTTCACGTAGATCAGGCGGATGCCGGCGGACTTGAG
This genomic interval from Burkholderiaceae bacterium contains the following:
- a CDS encoding N-acetylglucosamine-1-phosphate uridyltransferase / Glucosamine-1-phosphate N-acetyltransferase, which translates into the protein MTKLPEGHKAGPPVDVVIMAAGMGTRMKSRLPKVLHRLAGRPLLEHVLDTAAQLEARHIVVVVGHGAGEVESACAAADSTRDLHFVRQEPQLGTGHAVQQALPVLPDDGIVVVLSGDVPLTQADTLRSVVQVCAGERVALLTMELANPTGYGRVIRAEETVQAIVEQKDATAAQRAIREVYTGIMAAPARELKGWIERLDNHNAQQEYYLTDVARLAVADGVPVVAHRIDDALQVAGVNSPLQLAELERALQRQQARALMEQGVRLADPARFDLRGTLVCGQDVEIDVNCVFEGRVTLGDRVRIGPNCVVANADIAADTVIRAFTHAEGATRSAQDRVSVGPGALVGPFARLRAGAHLKAEVHIGNFVEVKNSTLARGAKANHLAYLGDASVGERVNYGAGSITANYDGVNKHRTVIEDDVRVGSNCVLVAPVTIGAGGTVGGGSTITRDTPPGALSVARGRQVSITDWQRPEKPK